In Mercenaria mercenaria strain notata chromosome 14, MADL_Memer_1, whole genome shotgun sequence, the following are encoded in one genomic region:
- the LOC128548631 gene encoding uncharacterized protein LOC128548631: MALEQGKQIRNGRELKRYGTGDSVKQYGNGVSVKRYGTGDSVKQYGNGESVKRYGSGESVKQYGNGVSVKRYGTGDSVKQYGNGESAKRYGTGDRGKQYGNGESAKRYGIGDRGKQYGNGESVKRYGTGDSVKQYGNGVSVKRYGTGDSVKQYGNGESVKLYGNGDRGEQYGTGESVKRYGTGDRVKKYGTGESAKRYDTGDSVKRYDHGGSVKQYGNGESVKPYGTRNSVKRNGTGDSVKKYGNVESVKQSGNVGNITKYSKLGSEKDHDDSVQVHGNGNRASQDIGSIHGLQLAKAVRHECSLQHTQQQIKTMMHFIPGKEILYCPVEKIATTFWRRILYTFSIKDSRYKLPFEIPEDTAQVEIKKRFSKTIAPHLPVSSFTFLFVRNPFSRILSAFIDKIVAPNPYYWLHFGEAAIQLYRKSVNGSSFKGHSITFAEFVRFVTDVESSPKVYSDPHIKSIDNSCHPCGHNYSFIGRMETFKEDALYVLQKLDTQQHIVKSIEDQWEELSIEAAIKFNIDYCFISKQNILKYISWEKALQRLWLHLQMRGVIAKNQILNITKETVEKLTVTDFVELAKKANKASSESELTRQKLAVKREAYAGVGLSNLKKFTKLFRNDFNLFGYSDSPSYIFQSADSPITPQFFNYSHLN; this comes from the coding sequence ATGGCATTGGAACAGGGGAAACAAATACGCAACGGAAGAGAGCTCAAACGATATGGCACTGGAGACAGTGTCAAACAGTATGGCAACGGAGTGAGCGTCAAACGATATGGCACTGGAGACAGTGTCAAACAGTATGGCAACGGAGAGAGCGTCAAACGATATGGCAGTGGAGAAAGTGTCAAACAATACGGCAACGGAGTGAGCGTCAAACGATATGGCACTGGAGACAGTGTCAAACAATACGGCAACGGAGAGAGCGCCAAACGATATGGCACTGGAGACAGAGGGAAACAATACGGCAACGGAGAGAGCGCCAAACGATATGGCATTGGAGACAGAGGGAAACAATACGGCAACGGAGAGAGCGTCAAACGATATGGCACTGGAGACAGTGTCAAACAGTATGGCAACGGAGTGAGCGTCAAACGATATGGCACTGGAGACAGTGTCAAACAATACGGCAACGGTGAGAGCGTCAAACTTTACGGCAACGGAGACAGAGGGGAACAATACGGCACTGGAGAGAGCGTCAAACGATATGGCACTGGAGACCGAGTCAAAAAGTACGGCACCGGAGAGAGCGCCAAACGATATGACACTGGAGACAGTGTCAAACGATATGACCATGGAGGCAGTGTCAAACAATATGGCAACGGAGAAAGTGTCAAACCATATGGCACTAGAAACAGTGTCAAACGAAATGGCACTGGAGACAGTGTCAAAAAATACGGAAACGTAGAGAGCGTCAAACAGAGTGGCAACGTGGGAAATATTACTAAATATAGCAAACTGGGTAGTGAGAAAGACCACGACGATAGTGTCCAAGTGCATGGCAACGGGAATAGAGCGAGTCAAGATATCGGGAGTATTCATGGTTTACAGTTAGCGAAGGCAGTAAGGCACGAATGTTCGTTACAACACACACAGCAACAGATCAAAACCATGATGCATTTTATACCTGGTAAAGAAATTCTATATTGTCCTGTAGAAAAAATCGCTACGACATTTTGGAGGAGGATTTTGTACACGTTCTCTATCAAAGACTCGAGGTATAAATTACCATTTGAGATTCCCGAAGACACGGCACAAGTAGAAATAAAGAAACGATTCTCAAAAACAATTGCTCCACATCTGCCAGTCAGTTCCTTTACATTTCTTTTCGTTCGAAATCCATTTTCTCGTATCTTATCagcatttattgataaaatagtTGCCCCTAATCCATACTATTGGTTGCATTTTGGTGAGGCGGCTATACAACTTTACCGTAAAAGTGTAAATGGGTCTTCTTTTAAGGGCCACAGTATAACATTCGCTGAGTTTGTAAGATTTGTCACTGATGTGGAGTCCTCACCAAAAGTCTACAGTGATCCGCACATTAAAAGTATTGACAATAGTTGTCACCCTTGCGGCCACAATTATTCTTTTATTGGAAGAATGGAAACTTTTAAAGAGGATGCTTTGTATGTTTTACAAAAGTTGGACACACAACAACACATAGTAAAATCAATCGAGGATCAGTGGGAAGAACTTTCTATAGAAGCTGCAATTAAATTTAATATTGACTATTGTTTCATTAGCAAACAAAacatactgaaatatatttcatggGAAAAGGCTTTGCAAAGACTCTGGCTTCATCTCCAAATGCGAGGTGTAATAGCTAAAAATCAAATTCTTAATATTACAAAGGAAACTGTTGAGAAACTTACTGTTACGGATTTTGTAGAACTTGCCAAGAAGGCCAATAAAGCTTCTAGTGAGTCGGAGTTAACCAGACAGAAGCTTGCAGTAAAGCGCGAAGCGTATGCTGGTGTAGGGCTTTCTAACTTAAAGAAATTCACAAAGCTATTCCGAAATGACTTTAATTTATTTGGATACAGCGATTCCCCATCGTATATATTTCAAAGTGCAGATTCACCAATAACACCCCAATTTTTCAATTACTCGCATCTCAACTAG
- the LOC123526265 gene encoding uncharacterized protein LOC123526265, whose translation MSIFRKVTKRLINMQKRRTLAWVLLFFAIIGFILLAYRGLNIGATLNKFDRKPKDRAQVVKHYNNGYEVKTYSNGKSFKQYGNGDSVKFYSAGDRGKQYGTGESVKQYGNR comes from the exons ATGTCAATATTTCGGAAAGTAACCAAAAG ACTGATAAATATGCAGAAAAGACGAACATTAGCATGGGTGTTGTTGTTCTTCGCAATCATAGGTTTCATATTGTTAGCGTATCGAG GTTTGAATATTGGTgcgactttaaataaatttgaccGGAAACCAAAAGATCGAGCACAG gttGTTAAACATTATAACAACGGGTATGAAGTAAAAACATACAGCAACGGAAAAAGCTTCAAACAATATGGCAATGGAGACAGCGTCAAATTTTACAGCGCCGGAGACAGAGGGAAACAATACGGCACTGGAGAAAGTGTCAAACAATACGGCAACCGGTAG
- the LOC128548632 gene encoding uncharacterized protein LOC128548632 produces the protein MTGVDIHLDWTPGHVGISGNETSDRLAKVVAIEAESMTDDEIVTKHNNILDTEQEGFRKFRNTTHALLRLVQCCIDGFNKKQMTLAVFLDMEKAFDSVWRDGLRVKLHRLGITGKIWSWIDNFLVNRKGKCLIENRLGEEFSTKIGLPQGSVLSPLLFNIFVVDVFQNISSNKVKFADDGTLWQTGSDLQDLTETVNADLEVIAKWTYKWRMKLNVDKSEYCIFSKSKDSLPDTKLVIDSKIIKRTQTPKLLGVTLDSELCFKKHIEDVEKRGSRALSILHTVSRTEKISVKNMLQLYKSIVLPQLEYASTVWQIGNCQPLETVQRKGLSMCLGLPSTSSRDVADVLSGTLPLDLRREELSIREAGKLLAKNRDHLTANRLKEIKDSFTHEKYTSPLGKMVVQIDDMGSLTEINLKSIEPEFSYLEYLQPTRSRPEYWNNMGSSKSRSKKQEDEAKAMITAVIEDTDDKSMVAFTDGSCRGNPGPCGSGAFVLLPYGETVELKQPVSKHSSILVGELVAIKITLVLVTEEIKKRQIQKVKILSDSQSAVGILSLGWENNSHPHLCSEIRQLWRQVEETGCKIDLQWTPGHANIHGNDKADALAKEAAKEAEDMEAEEFDQPTSQTEIRAAASLATCDKWQRRWEISESGRTLFQYQPKVNRNKVNFDGLPHQRSILALQSGYCLKDYNYKVGLTDCPYCECGSRETVEHFYCECPLYTSAREKAKKEMFLLTGIPVFSEKPFLTIDENDPYKEWRRAINNELNDFIEATKRFGTRGPRKFLA, from the exons ATGACTGGAGTAGACATCCACCTTGATTGGACCCCTGGACATGTTGGTATAAGTGGGAATGAGACATCAGACAGACTGGCCAAAGTTGTAGCTATAGAAGCAGAAAGCATGACAGATGATGAGATAGTTACAA AGCACAACAATATCTTGGACACAGAACAAGAAGGTTTCCGAAAGTTCAGAAACACAACACATGCGTTGCTGAGACTGGTACAGTGCTGTATTGATGGGTTCAACAAGAAACAAATGACCCTGGCAGTATTCTTAGACATGGAAAAAGCTTTTGACAGTGTGTGGAGGGACGGTCTAAGAGTCAAGTTACACAGACTAGGTATAACAGGAAAGATCTGGTCATGGATAGACAACTTTCTGGTAAATAGAAAAGGAAAATGTCTTATTGAAAACAGATTAGGAGAAGAATTCTCAACTAAGATTGGTCTCCCGCAAGGTTCTGTGCTGTCTCCCCTACTATTCAACATCTTCGTGGTAGATGTCTTCCAGAATATATCAAGCAACAAGGTCAAATTTGCAGATGATGGCACATTATGGCAGACCGGAAGTGATCTACAGGACTTGACAGAAACAGTAAATGCTGATCTTGAGGTTATTGCAAAGTGGACTTACAAATGGAGGATGAAACTTAATGTTGACAAGTCAGAATACTGCATCTTTTCCAAATCCAAAGACAGTCTGCCAGACACAAAACTAGTAATAGAttccaaaattatcaaaagaACACAAACCCCAAAACTTTTAGGAGTCACATTAGACAGTGAACTATGTTTTAAGAAACACATTGAAGATGTAGAAAAAAGAGGATCAAGAGCCTTATCTATTCTTCATACAGTCTCCAGAACAGAAAAGATCAGTGTAAAGAATATGCTGCAATTGTACAAATCCATAGTGCTGCCTCAACTTGAGTATGCGTCAACTGTTTGGCAAATAGGTAACTGTCAACCACTAGAAACGGTCCAAAGAAAAGGGTTGTCCATGTGTCTGGGCCTACCAAGTACGTCCAGCAGGGATGTTGCTGATGTTCTTTCTGGTACGTTACCGCTTGATTTGCGCAGAGAAGAGTTGAGTATACGTGAAGCCGGAAAATTGCTTGCAAAAAATAGAGACCATCTTACAGCCAACAGACTAAAGGAAATCAAGGACAGTTTCactcatgaaaaatatacatCCCCTCTTGGTAAAATGGTAGTTCAGATAGATGACATGGGTTCTCTTACAGAAATAAACCTTAAATCAATTGAACCAGAGTTCTCATACTTGGAGTACCTTCAACCTACAAGATCTAGACCAGAGTACTGGAACAACATGGGCTCCTCCAAGTCAAGAAGCAAAAAACAAGAAGATGAGGCTAAGGCAATGATAACCGCCGTGATAGAAGATACCGATGACAAGTCAATGGTAGCATTTACAGATGGCTCATGTAGAGGAAACCCTGGACCCTGTGGCTCAGGAGCCTTTGTTCTCCTGCCATATGGGGAGACAGTAGAGTTGAAACAGCCAGTTTCCAAACACTCTTCAATACTGGTTGGTGAACTGGTTGCAATTAAGATAACGCTGGTCCTTGTCACAGAGGAAATCAAAAAGCGGCAGATACAAAAAGTAAAGATCCTGAGTGATAGTCAGTCGGCAGTGGGAATCCTATCATTAGGCTGGGAGAACAATTCACATCCCCACCTTTGCTCCGAAATACGCCAACTATGGAGGCAAGTGGAGGAAACCGGCTGCAAAATAGACCTCCAGTGGACACCAGGGCATGCTAACATACATGGAAATGACAAAGCTGACGCCCTTGCTAAAGAAGCAGCCAAGGAGGCTGAAGACATGGAGGCAGAGGAGTTTGATCAGCCCACCAGTCAGACAGAGATACGTGCTGCAGCATCCCTGGCTACCTGTGACAAGTGGCAACGTAGATGGGAAATTTCAGAAAGTGGGCGAACTCTTTTCCAGTACCAACCAAAAGTCAACCGCAACAAAGTAAACTTTGATGGTCTACCACATCAAAGAAGCATATTAGCGCTACAGAGTGGGTACTGTTTGAAGGACTACAATTACAAAGTTGGTTTGACTGACTGTCCATACTGCGAATGTGGAAGTCGTGAGACAGTGGAGCACTTTTACTGTGAGTGCCCTTTATACACCAGTGCAAGAGAGAAGGCAAAGAAAGAGATGTTCCTCTTGACGGGTATACCAGTCTTCAGTGAGAAGCCTTTCCTAACCATTGATGAAAATGACCCCTACAAAGAATGGCGACGGGCGATCAACAATGAACTGAATGACTTTATTGAAGCCACCAAGCGTTTTGGAACCCGTGGTCCGAGAAAGTTTCTCGCGTAA